In Cryptococcus deuterogattii R265 chromosome 4, complete sequence, a genomic segment contains:
- a CDS encoding ATP-dependent RNA helicase DBP8 produces the protein MAVNKKSRKSDSSTASTAPDGLVLDQSEIMKAMLAAQKGKQKEESDGSDESDEEDSDGSEEGDEEEESSGSKAESSNAAQRNLKRRRSLSLDLDMEGEEDEENEGSASRPQPTLGTHLLSRTALATKDIAANPQAKPRQNGLASAPKPSADITFESLGLSRPLITALASININKPTEIQAACIEPILSGRDCIGGAKTGSGKTMAFALPIVERIARDPFGVWAVVLTPTRELAYQLSEQFLVIGKPLGLTTATIVGGMDMMKQAQELEARPHIIVATPGRLCDLLRSGGVGPGKLSRVRTLVLDEADRMLTPTFAPELAYLFSQIPARRQTCLFTATVSEAIMELANKEPPVGKQRPFVYRVASDTLTVSNLKQKYLFIPSQIRDPYLLYILQNPLEDIDVALRVDPKKAKAKQREAALSKKGKKPRQVKEEEDAPSVPSTVIFTQRCATAHLLHLLLNSLDIPSVPLHSHLTQPQRLLSLARFRAHEVPVLVTTDVGSRGLDIPEVAMVINWDCPRRSDDYVHRVGRTARAGRGGVAVTIVTERDTELVKVIEDEVNVRLDELKLDEDKVLEGLNKVSLARRMATMEMHDSGFGERQATNKAKQIKRMKRDAAAAGKT, from the exons ATGGCTGTCAACAAGAAATCCAGAAAAAGTGACTCCTCAACGGCTTCAACTGCACCCGATGGTCTCGTCCTCGACCAGAGCGAAATCATGAAGGCCATGTTGGCCGCTCAGAAAGgaaagcaaaaggaagagagcgaTGGAAGCGATGAAtcagatgaggaagatagTGATGGctcagaagaaggggatgaggaggaggaaagcTCTGGGAGCAAGGCCGAATCATCAAATGCTGCCCAACGAAATCTCAAGCGCCGGCGATCTCTTTCACTCGATCTGGACAtggaaggcgaagaggacgaagaaaacGAAGGATCTGCATCACGACCGCAGCCCACATTAGGAACCCATTTGCTTTCTCGTACAGCTTTGGCAACCAAGGATATTGCCGCAAATCCTCAGGCTAAGCCCAGACAGAACGGTTTAGCATCCGCACCCAAGCCTTCTGCCGATATAACCTTCGAAAGTCTCGGACTTTCACGGCCCTTGATCACTGCTTTAGCATCTATTAACATCAACAAACCTACAGAGATCCAAGCAGCATGCATTGAACCCATTCTTTCAG GGAGAGACTGCATTGGTGGCGCAAAGACGGGTAGCGGTAAGACGATGgcctttgcccttcctATCGTAGAGAGAATTGCAAGAGACCCTTTCGGAGTCTGGGCGGTTGTCCTCACACCTACTCG AGAGTTGGCGTATCAACTCAGTGAACAGTTTCTCGTCATTGGAAAACCCCTTGGTCTCACCACAGCAACAATTGTTGGTGGTATGGACATGATGAAGCAAGCACAGGAGCTTGAGGCTAGACCGCACATTATAGTGGCGACACCGGGGCGACTCTGTGATCTGTTGAGGAGTGGTGGCGTTGGGCCTGGGAAGCTCAGTAGAGTCCGCACGCTAGTGCTTGATGAAGCTGACAGGATGCTTACCCCTACCTTTGCCCCGGAACTTGCCTATCTTTTCTCTCAGATCCCAGCGAGGAGGCAGACGTGTCTCTTCACTGCCACAGTTAGCGAGGCGATCATGGAGTTGGCCAATAAAGAACCCCCTGTGGGGAAGCAGCGACCATTCGTTTATCGAGTTGCTTCCGA TACTTTAACTGTCTCCAATCTGAAGCAGAAATACCTTTTCATTCCCAGTCAAATTCGCGATCCTTACCTCCTCTACATCCTTCAAAATCCTCTTGAAGACATAGACGTTGCCCTTCGCGTAGATccaaaaaaggcaaaagcCAAGCAACGAGAGGCGGCCCTTAGCAAGAAAGGCAAGAAACCCAGGcaggtgaaagaagaagaggacgcTCCCTCTGTTCCATCTACCGTCATCTTCACACAGCGTTGCGCTACTGCTCATCTCTTACACCTACTCCTCAACTCTCTCGATATCCCATCGGTGcctctccattctcatcttaCCCAGCCTCAGcgccttctctcccttgcCCGTTTCAGGGCTCACGAAGTTCCTGTTTTGGTGACCACTGATGTCGGATCGCGTGGTCTTGATATCCCTGAAGTAGCTATGGTCATCAACTGGGACTGCCCCCGTCGGTCAGATGATTACGTGCATCGAGTTGGTCGTACGGCCCGTGCTGGCCGAGGGGGTGTCGCCGTGACGATCGTCACGGAGAGGGACACAGAGTTGGTCAAGGtcattgaggatgaggtgaaCGTCCGACTGGATGAATTGAAGTTAGATGAAGACAAGGTGTTGGAAGGGCTCAATAAGGTGTCTTTGGCGAGGAGAATGGCAACTATG GAGATGCATGACTCTGGGTTTGGTGAGCGTCAGGCCACAAATAAGGCGAAGCAAAtcaagaggatgaagagggatgcCGCAGCTGCTGGCAAGACGTAG
- a CDS encoding kinesin, translating to MDSNAIQIAVRVRPWHPEKELPFVQRPSTQPFFQGDGNFGQLPPKPAAGSLREVVDVIDHRMLDFDKPLEEPGKRGTFVMGRRYKNRKYVFDQVFGMGAEQEEVFAKTAKPLLPGVLDGYNATVFAYGATGCGKTHTISGTEEQPGIIIRTMRELFDLVEDTKDKYDTYFEMSMVEIYNETIRDLLGDDYPNCPYGGLKLLENEKERVTIDKVTLKRPTSVEEVMSLVMLGNDRRSTSFTERNSVSSRSHLVLQINVGRNERGTDIDVANSIVRQCSTSATLSIIDLAGSEKASVNRGQRMKEGANINKSLLALSGCISALCQRPVRGVRVHVPYRDSKLTRLLKFSLGGNCRTVMINCISPSSKDIEETNNTLLWADKAKKVSTKVSRNTAGVELRTAQWLQKIVTLEETIKTLRSQLDNSHNAKSGLQQKRLEKARAESQEELGKVQTELDALLPIIVEGSEMEALWSASVLQVEALEARLQDITMEVKEGRTEEDAKKEKDHLRSLIVQQDDAFRFNHEIQAGIQNKSLKYITLTNLLKKAEERMFGEDIEEALYQHQLKVAEHKAHTARSVAAARERGLRDYISQQAEALAKAASAFSRFSNQLQSEISAVQFLQSGDDLAPVKSRLLALGNQVDQSTAVLFGKNHSLPAAPPQHLLPVSLAAPSPRRVSIGRHAPSPMRHSQNASPKSVLRKNLFSGMSVPEKTTEVKPRQIRWPDETGEGKIDDRSIAPDCPVFSSPGSGGEDSVLEEETGHVSMIPPSLRPASSATSCPATSQAPSPSNASTNEEIPAWKQMRIARGLASQTGGNVAGNLSCDSKSPTSGSGRVGSVSASVKPSRPGPLSEMSIQTSASPNPPSSSTSSLLKPTASSAAKANGSSAFANIKIAMPASATAGAMLPPPVPLHRRDSMIGPDRHGRPKQRLSMIPSHAETLFPGVGKGLPSGGLSNLSGGARTISNDNKKRMSVQAGSVGSSYSPPVRAPSMSSRPSLSNLRGAASAGDTSVLTSRGLSTRPSMSRLNAGDVSALGPLPKPSLSTRYSMNKLNSGVTTGDAGGKPAWR from the exons ATGGATAGCAATGCCATTCAGATTGCGG TCCGTGTACGACCATGGCACCCTGAAAAGGAATTACCTTTCGTTCAAAGGCCTTCCACCCAACCTTTCTTccaaggagatggaaactTCGGCCAGCTTCCACCTAAACCTGCTGCAGGGTCACTGAGGGAGGTCGTGG ATGTCATTGATCATAGAATGCTTGATTTCGACAAACCTTTAGAGGAGccagggaagaggggaacTTTCGTGATGGGACGTAGATATAAGAATAGAAA ATACGTGTTTGATCAAGTTTTTGGAATGGGTGCTgagcaagaggaagtaTTTGCCAAAACAGCCAAGCCTCTACTTCCAGGTGTTCTAGATGGCTACAATGCTACCGTATTTGCATATGGT GCTACAGGGTGCGGTAAAACTCACACCATCTCGGGTACTGAAGAACAACCCGGTATCATCATCCGGACCATGCGAGAACTCTTTGATCTTGTGGAAGACACCAAGGACAAATATGACACATACTTTGAGATGTCCATGGTGGAAATCTACAACGAAACAATTCGAGATCTCCTGGGCGACGACTATCCTAATTGTCCATATGGAGGTCTGAAGTTGCTGGAGaatgagaaagaaagagttACAATTGACAAAGTCACCTTAAAGCGGCCGACGTCAGTGGAAGAGGTCATGTCGCTGGTTATGCTGGGGAATGATAGAAGAAGTACCTCATTCACCGAGCGGAATTCTGTGTCCTCAAGATCGCATCTTGTCCTCCAGATCAATGTTGGCAGGAACGAGAGGGGGACAGACATCGATGTGGCTAATTCCATTGTCAGACAATGTTCAACTTCTGCAACGCTTTCCATCATTGATCTGGCTGGAAGTGAAAAGGCGTCAGTCAACAGAGGACAGCGTATGAAAGAAGGGGCCAACATCAACAAATCTCTTCTCGCATTAAGCGGCTGCATATCCGCTCTGTGCCAGCGGCCAGTACGAGGGGTCCGAGTCCATGTTCCATATCGAGACAGCAAGCTCACACGATTGCTCAAATTTTCACTTGGGGGTAACTGTCGCACGGTTATGATCAATTGTATCTCTCCGAGTTCAAAGGATATCGAAGAAACGAACAACACTCTTCTCTGGGCCGACAAAGCAAAGAAGGTGTCGACCAAAGTATCTCGCAACACTGCAGGCGTAGAACTTCGTACAGCCCAATGGCTGCAAAAGATTGTAACTCTTGAAGAAACTATCAAAACTCTGAGATCGCAGCTGGACAACAGCCATAATGCCAAATCAGGTTTGCAGCAGAAGCGATTGGAGAAGGCTAGAGCGGAGTCACAAGAGGAGTTAGGAAAAGTGCAAACAGAGCTTGATGCACTGTTACCAATCATTGTGGAAGGGtcagagatggaagctcTATGGAGCGCTTCTGTTCTGCAAGTGGAGGCGCTGGAGGCTCGCTTGCAAGACATTACGATGGAAGTGAAAGAGGGgaggacagaagaagatgccaagaaggaaaaggatcACCTACGCTCTCTCATCGTACAACAAGATGATGCGTTTAGGTTCAATCACGAAATTCAGGCCGGCATTCAGAACAAAAGTCTTAAATACATCACTCTCACCAACTTGCTcaagaaggcagaggagaggatgtttGGGGAGGATATTGAAGAAGCATTATATCAACATCAATTGAAGGTAGCAGAACACAAGGCGCATACCGCCAGGAGCGTCGCAGCAGCTAGGGAGCGAGGTCTCAGAGATTACATCTCACAGCAAGCAGAGGCTCTAGCTAAAGCTGCGTCAGCCTTCTCCAGATTCTCAAATCAGCTTCAGTCAGAGATCAGTGCTGTCCAATTCCTGCAGTCAGGAGACGACCTAGCACCTGTCAAGAGTAGACTTCTCGCTCTAGGGAATCAAGTAGACCAAAGTACAGCTGTACTATTTGGGAAGAACCATTCACTGCCTGCTGCGCCacctcaacatcttttACCTGTGTCGCTGGCTGCCCCATCTCCGCGGCGAGTATCCATTGGTCGGCATGCGCCCTCCCCTATGCGTCACTCTCAAAATGCCTCCCCGAAGAGTGTCCTCCGAAAGAATTTGTTTAGTGGAATGTCGGTGCCTGAAAAAACAACTGAGGTCAAACCCAGACAGATTCGCTGGCCAGATGAGACAGGAGAAGGCAAAATCGACGACAGGTCCATCGCTCCCGACTGTCCCGTCTTCTCAAGCCCAGGAAGTGGTGGCGAAGATAGCgtcttggaagaagagacaggTCATGTCTCTATGATTCCCCCTTCTTTGAGGcctgcttcttccgccACATCATGCCCTGCCACATCCCAAGCTCCATCACCTTCAAATGCCAGCACAAATGAAGAGATCCCAGCATGGAAGCAGATGAGGATAGCTCGAGGTCTAGCTTCACAGACTGGCGGTAACGTTGCAGGAAACCTTAGTTGCGACTCAAAATCCCCAACCTCGGGCTCTGGCCGTGTCGGCTCAGTGAGTGCATCAGTCAAGCCCAGCCGACCCGGGCCTTTGTCCGAAATGTCCATTCAAACTTCTGCTTCACCaaatcctccttcttcatccacctccAGCCTCTTGAAACCCACCGCTTCATCCGCTGCTAAAGCCAATGGCTCTTCTGCTTTCGCTAATATTAAAATCGCTATGCCTGCATCAGCAACTGCCGGAGCAATGCTCCCCCCTCCGGTGCCTCTACACAGACGAGACTCGATGATTGGTCCCGACAGACATGGTAGGCCGAAGCAGAGGTTAAGTATGATTCCAAGTCACGCCGAAACATTATTCCCCGGAGTAGGAAAGGGTTTACCGAGTGGCGGGCTGTCAAACTTATCAGGTGGGGCGCGAACAATTAGCAACgacaacaagaagagaatgtcGGTGCAGG CTGGATCTGTGGGAAGCAGCTATTCCCCTCCTGTTAGAGCACCATCCATGTcgtctcgtccttctctgAGTAATCTCCGCGGTGCGGCTTCTGCTGGAGATACCTCTGTTCTGACGTCCCGTGGGCTGTCTACCCGGCCATCAATGAGTAGACTGAATGCGGGAGATGTTTCTGCACTTGGTCCACTCCCTAAACCCAGTCTGAGCACCAGATATTCAATGAACAAGCTGAATTCTGGTGTGACCACTGGCGACGCTGGGGGGAAACCGGCATGGAGATAA
- a CDS encoding peroxin-2, with the protein MGEVYEGEPPAESPRAPKVNQIDADELDDALVSMLGEKVLKSIDNFKSRVSWDFKPEIELVIKLVIFRLGIGDSSSRSSPGAKLQNLKLIHHPQLGIKTIRSALLLYLLLHPPIFPSYIIKRVRQHALSKQWPDLPNHDWRKKAWKALGRIESASKIWEAFGWAGFLWDGKYPSLLMRLLGLRLVASQPHLAKLVSYEFMNRQLVWNAFTEFLMFAIPLLPTVPQSLRLSPSRFFQPLTTFLSQPTDIDYSSLPSITLDRRGLNHGDDQSRRHGGPFAHLSKTTCPICYVRHSAAPVALSSTSQGSSLTLPPIPGSSEAAFGHEVPEIDSEEECRIFMPARTDCDGGCLWCYYCIGEELYRHCKANRQTANKRSKQMRNGQQELGKTEEEVKWDCLRCGGGVSKAWRADSQEEAQWYGEATVQLSR; encoded by the exons ATGGGAGAAGTATACGAAGGAGAACCACCTGCAGAGTCTCCTAGGGCTCCTAAGGTCAACCAGATAGATGCGGATGAGCTGGACGATGCTCTCGTATCCATGCTTGGCGAAAAGGTCTTGAAGTCGATCGATAATTTCAAA TCGAGAGTATCATGGGATTTCAAGCCCGAGATAGAGCTTGTCATAAAGCTAGTCATATTTCGATTAGGAATTGGCGATTCATCGTCTCGCAGTTCGCCGGGCGCCAAACTCCAAAACTTGAAGCTTAtccaccatcctcaacTAGGGATTAAAA CAATACGATCGGCGCTTTTGTTGTATTTACTGCTCCATCCCCCAATATTTCCCTCATATATCATCAAAAGGGTAAGACAGCATGCGCTATCTAAGCAATGGCCGGACCTTCCAAACCACGATTGGCGTAAGAAAGCATGGAAAGCACTTGGTAGGATTGAGTCAGCTTCTAAAATATGGGAGGCGTTTGGTTGGGCAGGCTTCCTATGGGATGGAAA ATATCCTTCGCTTTTAATGAGGCTTCTGGGGCTGCGGCTGGTCGCATCTCAACCACATCTCGCCAAACTCGTTTCGTACGAGTTCATGAACCGCCAGCTGGTCTGGAACGCGTTCACTGAATTCCTTATGTTCGCCATACCTCTTTTACCAACAGTCCCACAGTCCCTACGTCTTTCTCCGTCTAGATTTTTCCAGCCCCTCAccacctttctctctcagcCCACCGATATCGACTATAGTTCACTGCCTTCAATTACTTTGGACCGCAGAGGCTTGAATCATGGGGATGATCAGTCAAGAAGACATGGCGGCCCATTTGCGCATCTTTCCAAAACTACTTGCCCAATATGCTACGTAAGACACTCTGCTGCTCCTGTCGCCCTGTCATCTACGTCGCAAGGCTCCTCATTGACGCTGCCTCCCATACCTGGGTCTTCGGAGGCAGCATTCGGTCATGAAGTCCCCGAGATTGAcagtgaggaagaatgcaGGATTTTCATGCCTGCTAGAACAGATTGCGATGGAGGGTGTTTGTGGTGCTACTACTGCATAGGAGAAGAACTATACAGGCATTGCAAGGCGAATCGTCAAACGGCCAATAAGCGCAGTAAGCAAATGCGAAATGGTCAACAAGAACTGGGCAAgactgaggaagaagtgaaaTGGGATTGTTTGAGATGTGGAGGGGGGGTTAGCAAAGCTTGGAGAGCCGACTCTCAGGAGGAAGCTCAATGGTACGGTGAGGCGACCGTTCAGCTGTCACGATAG